A genome region from Maylandia zebra isolate NMK-2024a linkage group LG6, Mzebra_GT3a, whole genome shotgun sequence includes the following:
- the LOC143419054 gene encoding uncharacterized protein LOC143419054: MDSFNYTEEGLPSFQYLVYNEEPLYKEYKPPPRDLIQLPKSVLYLLMAALVVVAVAYAIVGHLIKDLMLDITDCLLGPIEEELTKDGEVEGVSPHHMPPALTHSHPNAFHVWDQDDIIIPMTPEHESPLPSPLMTVSHYIPSFFPNSISLGSPSHSRPIPKESDA, from the exons ATGGACAGTTTTAACTACACAGAAGAAGGATTGCCATCATTTCAGTATTTGGTTTACAATGAGGAGCCTCTCTATAAGGAGTACAAGCCTCCTCCCAGAGATCTCATCCAGCTGCCCAAATCGGTCCTCTACCTTCTGATGGCCGCCCTGGTCGTGGTTGCTGTAGCTTACGCTATTGTGGGTCATCTCATCAAAGACCTCATGCTGGATATAACAG ACTGTTTGCTGGGACCAATTGAAGAGGAGCTAACGAAAGATGGAGAGGTGGAGGGAGTCAGCCCTCACCACATGCCACCTGCCCTCACTCACTCCCACCCAAATGCCTTCCACGTGTGGGATCAAGACGACATCATCATCCCTATGACGCCCGAGCATGAGAGCCCGCTGCCCAGCCCTTTGATGACTGTCTCCCACTACATACCGTCCTTTTTCCCCAACTCCATCAGTCTGGGCAGCCCTTCTCACAGTCGACCAATCCCAAAGGAGAGCGATGCATGA
- the acp5a gene encoding tartrate-resistant acid phosphatase type 5a isoform X1 has protein sequence MMAVTILSILIAAIPVAYCYPTAFQNLEESRSNRTSIKFLAVGDWGGVPYPPYITAVQKATAQEMSKIADQMGADFVLALGDNFYYKGVNTVDSPRFKETFESVYTAKSLQVPWYVIAGNHDHAGNVKAQIDYSSRSNRWKFPSYYYELNFRIPNTGKTLTIIMLDTVMLCGNSDDNSDKKPSGPLNELDANRQLAWLQERLALSKADFLLVAGHYPVWSVSEHGPTKCLVQSLRPLLIKYKATAYLCGHDHNLQYLEESNIGYVVSGAGNFLDPDTRHWRHVPKDSLKFFTGKASTLGGFIHAEVTKNKMTVTFYQAKGTSLYRTVLSQRDLE, from the exons ATG ATGGCAGTCACTATTTTATCCATCTTGATTGCTGCCATCCCCGTGGCCTACTGCTATCCAACTGCCTTCCAAAACCTGGAGGAAAGTCGCA GCAACAGAACCTCCATTAAGTTTCTGGCAGTGGGCGACTGGGGTGGTGTGCCTTATCCCCCCTACATCACTGCTGTGCAGAAGGCCACAGCTCAAGAAATGAGCAAAATAGCAGACCAGATGGGAGCTGATTTTGTTCTTGCTCTGGGCGATAACTTCTACTACAAAGGTGTGAACACTGTGGATTCTCCTCGGTTTAAG GAAACTTTTGAATCTGTGTACACTGCAAAGTCCCTCCAAGTCCCTTGGTATGTGATCGCTGGCAATCACGACCACGCAGGGAATGTCAAAGCCCAGATCGACTACAGCAGCAGATCTAACAGATG GAAATTCCCCTCGTACTACTATGAGCTGAACTTCCGCATTCCCAACACGGGGAAGACTCTGACCATCATCATGCTTGACACTGTGATGCTTTGCGGTAACTCTGACGACAATTCGGACAAGAAGCCAAGTGGACCCCTGAATGAATTGGATGCCAATCGCCAGCTGGCTTGGCTGCAAGAGAGACTGGCTCTGTCCAAGGCAGACTTCCTGTTGGTGGCAGGCCACTACCCTGTTTGGTCTGTGTCCGAGCACGGCCCCACAAAGTGTCTGGTGCAAAGCCTCCGTCCACTGCTCATCAAATACAAGGCCACTGCTTACCTCTGCGGCCATGACCACAACCTGCAG TACCTCGAAGAGTCTAACATAGGCTATGTGGTGAGCGGTGCTGGAAACTTCCTGGATCCTGACACCCGTCACTGGCGCCATGTTCCCAAAGATTCTCTTAAGTTTTTCACCGGCAAGGCTTCAACACTGGGAGGATTCATCCATGCAGAAGTGACAAAGAACAAGATGACCGTGACTTTCTACCAGGCGAAAGGCACTTCTCTCTATCGCACAGTTCTCTCGCAAAGAGATCTTGAATAG
- the acp5a gene encoding tartrate-resistant acid phosphatase type 5a isoform X2, which yields MAVTILSILIAAIPVAYCYPTAFQNLEESRSNRTSIKFLAVGDWGGVPYPPYITAVQKATAQEMSKIADQMGADFVLALGDNFYYKGVNTVDSPRFKETFESVYTAKSLQVPWYVIAGNHDHAGNVKAQIDYSSRSNRWKFPSYYYELNFRIPNTGKTLTIIMLDTVMLCGNSDDNSDKKPSGPLNELDANRQLAWLQERLALSKADFLLVAGHYPVWSVSEHGPTKCLVQSLRPLLIKYKATAYLCGHDHNLQYLEESNIGYVVSGAGNFLDPDTRHWRHVPKDSLKFFTGKASTLGGFIHAEVTKNKMTVTFYQAKGTSLYRTVLSQRDLE from the exons ATGGCAGTCACTATTTTATCCATCTTGATTGCTGCCATCCCCGTGGCCTACTGCTATCCAACTGCCTTCCAAAACCTGGAGGAAAGTCGCA GCAACAGAACCTCCATTAAGTTTCTGGCAGTGGGCGACTGGGGTGGTGTGCCTTATCCCCCCTACATCACTGCTGTGCAGAAGGCCACAGCTCAAGAAATGAGCAAAATAGCAGACCAGATGGGAGCTGATTTTGTTCTTGCTCTGGGCGATAACTTCTACTACAAAGGTGTGAACACTGTGGATTCTCCTCGGTTTAAG GAAACTTTTGAATCTGTGTACACTGCAAAGTCCCTCCAAGTCCCTTGGTATGTGATCGCTGGCAATCACGACCACGCAGGGAATGTCAAAGCCCAGATCGACTACAGCAGCAGATCTAACAGATG GAAATTCCCCTCGTACTACTATGAGCTGAACTTCCGCATTCCCAACACGGGGAAGACTCTGACCATCATCATGCTTGACACTGTGATGCTTTGCGGTAACTCTGACGACAATTCGGACAAGAAGCCAAGTGGACCCCTGAATGAATTGGATGCCAATCGCCAGCTGGCTTGGCTGCAAGAGAGACTGGCTCTGTCCAAGGCAGACTTCCTGTTGGTGGCAGGCCACTACCCTGTTTGGTCTGTGTCCGAGCACGGCCCCACAAAGTGTCTGGTGCAAAGCCTCCGTCCACTGCTCATCAAATACAAGGCCACTGCTTACCTCTGCGGCCATGACCACAACCTGCAG TACCTCGAAGAGTCTAACATAGGCTATGTGGTGAGCGGTGCTGGAAACTTCCTGGATCCTGACACCCGTCACTGGCGCCATGTTCCCAAAGATTCTCTTAAGTTTTTCACCGGCAAGGCTTCAACACTGGGAGGATTCATCCATGCAGAAGTGACAAAGAACAAGATGACCGTGACTTTCTACCAGGCGAAAGGCACTTCTCTCTATCGCACAGTTCTCTCGCAAAGAGATCTTGAATAG
- the LOC101478147 gene encoding interleukin enhancer-binding factor 3 isoform X2 has product MAAAAAPVWDEHQAYEELLYWDSLIQQGHRLHPHDFDRYEELRYWYDCLCYEEELRQYHDYIAAIEHMEDKRYREESTTTHVQAGPYDRYVLAKHSEVYPPTEELEAVQTIVSHVECALKTVSDQMDAPKDDEANTEAQSDGSQERVLRGVMRVGLVAKGLLLKGDKNVELVLLCSNKPTVTLLKQVAEKLSAQLETNSPETYAVSQCPGDAAIVVTSTKESVLTLIIHLTSPLVRTVQESETAEEEAEEEEETRTVNDPPDVLDRQKCLTALASLRHAKWFQAKVNTLNSAVVVIRLMRDLCNRVPTWTPLSGWPLELLVEKAIGTSERSLGAGEALRRVLECVASGILMEDGPGIKDPCEKEAVDAIGYLTRQQCEDITQSAQFALRLCAFGQMHKVLGMDSKPLRSRKSLGANYRDGMAQIPPVGQLNLPAKRPFTDVDTGEEDTHLNSKQRKFLKFQKRFQKKSFTDDLTMNAVMRLNQYRPGLDYRLTSQTGPVHEPVFTMAVDLNGKTYEATGPSKRAAKLNVATKVLQDLGLPTTSESKSEPSSENEGSQDSVKAVAPTSSTSEDTGQGPILTKNGKNPVMELNEKRRSLKYELSAETGGSHEKCFVMEVEVDGQKFKGRGSNKKEAKAYAALAALEKLFPDDSGLLNNRNPSKKKVTYTDMHIPGFGTIRGIPSDSGSRGWGPHRGGRGRGRGKQFPAGPSYNKNKLYGNNGATATAKGTAPTTSAYGTFYPESTTITYSSPPVSSSNTSTTKEESYQSMPPPADQESPYSYGYGDEKRKMLTQGGDYSMYSTAYPSSVTGGQSYNNYGWENQSSWGNQGYSMYQGFGGHTQGSYSGYGDMNY; this is encoded by the exons ATATGAGGAGTTGCGTTACTGGTATGACTGTCTGTGCTATGAAGAGGAGCTTAGACAGTACCATGACTACATTGCTGCTATCGAGCATATGGAGGATAAACGTTATCGTGAG gAATCTACAACAACTCACGTACAGGCGGGCCCATATGATCGCTACGTGTTGGCCAAACATTCTGAAGTGTACCCCCCAACAGAGGAGTTGGAGGCAGTACAGACAATCGTCTCCCATGTGGAGTGCGCTCTCAAGACTGTATCTGACCAGATGGATGCTCCAAAAGATGACGAAGCAaatacagaagcacagag TGATGGCTCACAAGAGCGTGTGCTGCGTGGGGTTATGCGAGTTGGTTTGGTGGCTAAGGGACTCCTTCTGAAGGGGGACAAGAACGTGGAGCTGGTGCTGCTTTGTTCCAACAAGCCTACAGTTACTCTGCTGAAACAAGTGGCCGAAAAACTCTCTGCACAGTTAGAG aCTAATTCACCTGAGACATATGCAGTCAGCCAGTGTCCAGGAGATGCAGCCATTGTTGTTACGAGCACCAAGGAGTCAGTTCTGACTCTTATTATCCACCTGACATCACCTCTTGTCAGGACAGTGCAAGAGAGTGAAACTgctgaagaagaagcagaagaagaagaag AAACGCGAACAGTCAACGATCCGCCGGACGTTCTGGACAGGCAGAAATGCCTAACTGCCTTGGCGTCTCTCCGCCACGCCAAGTGGTTCCAG GCAAAAGTTAACACCCTGAATTCTGCCGTCGTTGTGATCCGACTCATGAGGGACTTGTGTAACCGCGTTCCTACCTGGACGCCACTCTCAGGATGG CCACTTGAACTGCTAGTGGAGAAAGCTATTGGTACATCTGAGAGATCACTGGGAGCGGGCGAGGCCCTCCGCAGGGTTTTAGAGTGCGTAGCCTCAGGAATACTTATGGAAG ATGGCCCTGGAATTAAAGATCCTTGTGAAAAGGAAGCTGTTGATGCCATTGGCTATTTGACTAGGCAGCAGTGTGAAGACATCACACAGAGTGCTCAG TTTGCCTTGAGGCTGTGTGCATTTGGACAGATGCACAAAGTGTTGGGGATGGACTCTAAACCTCTGAGGTCACGAAAATCGCTGGGAGCAAATTACAGAGATGGCATGG CCCAGATACCACCTGTTGGACAACTGAACCTGCCAGCTAAGAGACCTTTCACAGACGTGGACACAGGAGAAGAAGACACACACCTCAACAGCAAACAGAGAAAGTTTCTCAAGTTCCAGAAACGCTTTCAGAAGAAATCCT TCACCGATGATCTTACCATGAATGCCGTGATGCGTCTGAACCAGTACAGACCTGGTCTGGATTACAGACTTACATCTCAGACTGGCCCAGTTCACGAGCCGGTCTTTACAATGGCTGTCGATCTAAATGGAAAGACGTACGAGGCAACGGGGCCTTCCAAACGTGCCGCTAAGCTTAATGTAGCCACAAAG GTACTGCAAGATCTCGGTCTTCCCACAACTTCTGAATCTAAATCAGAGCCCAGTAGTGAAAATGAAGGAAGCCAGGACTCTGTTAAAGCTGTTGCACCGACTTCTTCTACATCTGAAGAT ACTGGTCAGGGTCCAATCttaacaaaaaatggcaagaaccCTGTGATGGAGCTGAACGAGAAGCGCCGCAGCCTGAAATACGAGCTGTCGGCAGAGACGGGTGGCTCCCATGAAAAGTGCTTTGTGATGGAG GTGGAAGTTGATGGGCAGAAGTTCAAAGGACGAGGCTCCAACAAGAAGGAAGCAAAGGCCTACGCTGCCCTCGCTGCTTTAGAGAAGCTGTTCCCAGATGACAGTGGACTTTTAAATAACAGAAATCCCTCAAAGAAGAAAGTCACCTACACTGACATG CACATCCCAGGATTCGGCACCATCCGCGGCATCCCTTCAGACTCAGGGTCCCGTGGCTGGGGTCCCCACAGAGGGGGTCGGGGCAGGGGTCGAGGCAAGCAGTTTCCAGCAGGACCCAGCTATAACAAGA ATAAATTATATGGCAATAATGGAGCCACTGCCACAGCCAAAGGTACCGCCCCCACCACCTCAGCCTACGGCACCTTTTACCCCGAAAGCACCACCATCACGTACTCATCCCCACCCGTCTCCAGCTCCAACACCAGCACCACAAAAGAAGAAAGCTACCAGTCAATGCCGCCTCCTGCTGATCAGGAGAGTCCGTACAGCTACGGCTACGGAGATGAGAAGAGAAAGATGCTGACCCAAGGTGGAGACTACTCTATGTACAGCACTGCTTACCCCAGCTCTGTCACCGGGGGACAGAGTTATAATAATTATG GCTGGGAAAACCAGTCGTCCTGGGGGAATCAGGGGTACAGCATGTACCAGGGATTTGGAGGACACACCCAGGGCTCATACTCTGGATACGGCGACATGAATTACTGA
- the LOC101478147 gene encoding interleukin enhancer-binding factor 3 isoform X1, whose translation MAAAAAPVWDEHQAYEELLYWDSLIQQGHRLHPHDFDRYEELRYWYDCLCYEEELRQYHDYIAAIEHMEDKRYREESTTTHVQAGPYDRYVLAKHSEVYPPTEELEAVQTIVSHVECALKTVSDQMDAPKDDEANTEAQSDGSQERVLRGVMRVGLVAKGLLLKGDKNVELVLLCSNKPTVTLLKQVAEKLSAQLETNSPETYAVSQCPGDAAIVVTSTKESVLTLIIHLTSPLVRTVQESETAEEEAEEEEETRTVNDPPDVLDRQKCLTALASLRHAKWFQAKVNTLNSAVVVIRLMRDLCNRVPTWTPLSGWPLELLVEKAIGTSERSLGAGEALRRVLECVASGILMEDGPGIKDPCEKEAVDAIGYLTRQQCEDITQSAQFALRLCAFGQMHKVLGMDSKPLRSRKSLGANYRDGMAQIPPVGQLNLPAKRPFTDVDTGEEDTHLNSKQRKFLKFQKRFQKKSFTDDLTMNAVMRLNQYRPGLDYRLTSQTGPVHEPVFTMAVDLNGKTYEATGPSKRAAKLNVATKVLQDLGLPTTSESKSEPSSENEGSQDSVKAVAPTSSTSEDTGQGPILTKNGKNPVMELNEKRRSLKYELSAETGGSHEKCFVMEVEVDGQKFKGRGSNKKEAKAYAALAALEKLFPDDSGLLNNRNPSKKKVTYTDMHIPGFGTIRGIPSDSGSRGWGPHRGGRGRGRGKQFPAGPSYNKTNYSYESSTGTGYHKLYGNNGATATAKGTAPTTSAYGTFYPESTTITYSSPPVSSSNTSTTKEESYQSMPPPADQESPYSYGYGDEKRKMLTQGGDYSMYSTAYPSSVTGGQSYNNYGWENQSSWGNQGYSMYQGFGGHTQGSYSGYGDMNY comes from the exons ATATGAGGAGTTGCGTTACTGGTATGACTGTCTGTGCTATGAAGAGGAGCTTAGACAGTACCATGACTACATTGCTGCTATCGAGCATATGGAGGATAAACGTTATCGTGAG gAATCTACAACAACTCACGTACAGGCGGGCCCATATGATCGCTACGTGTTGGCCAAACATTCTGAAGTGTACCCCCCAACAGAGGAGTTGGAGGCAGTACAGACAATCGTCTCCCATGTGGAGTGCGCTCTCAAGACTGTATCTGACCAGATGGATGCTCCAAAAGATGACGAAGCAaatacagaagcacagag TGATGGCTCACAAGAGCGTGTGCTGCGTGGGGTTATGCGAGTTGGTTTGGTGGCTAAGGGACTCCTTCTGAAGGGGGACAAGAACGTGGAGCTGGTGCTGCTTTGTTCCAACAAGCCTACAGTTACTCTGCTGAAACAAGTGGCCGAAAAACTCTCTGCACAGTTAGAG aCTAATTCACCTGAGACATATGCAGTCAGCCAGTGTCCAGGAGATGCAGCCATTGTTGTTACGAGCACCAAGGAGTCAGTTCTGACTCTTATTATCCACCTGACATCACCTCTTGTCAGGACAGTGCAAGAGAGTGAAACTgctgaagaagaagcagaagaagaagaag AAACGCGAACAGTCAACGATCCGCCGGACGTTCTGGACAGGCAGAAATGCCTAACTGCCTTGGCGTCTCTCCGCCACGCCAAGTGGTTCCAG GCAAAAGTTAACACCCTGAATTCTGCCGTCGTTGTGATCCGACTCATGAGGGACTTGTGTAACCGCGTTCCTACCTGGACGCCACTCTCAGGATGG CCACTTGAACTGCTAGTGGAGAAAGCTATTGGTACATCTGAGAGATCACTGGGAGCGGGCGAGGCCCTCCGCAGGGTTTTAGAGTGCGTAGCCTCAGGAATACTTATGGAAG ATGGCCCTGGAATTAAAGATCCTTGTGAAAAGGAAGCTGTTGATGCCATTGGCTATTTGACTAGGCAGCAGTGTGAAGACATCACACAGAGTGCTCAG TTTGCCTTGAGGCTGTGTGCATTTGGACAGATGCACAAAGTGTTGGGGATGGACTCTAAACCTCTGAGGTCACGAAAATCGCTGGGAGCAAATTACAGAGATGGCATGG CCCAGATACCACCTGTTGGACAACTGAACCTGCCAGCTAAGAGACCTTTCACAGACGTGGACACAGGAGAAGAAGACACACACCTCAACAGCAAACAGAGAAAGTTTCTCAAGTTCCAGAAACGCTTTCAGAAGAAATCCT TCACCGATGATCTTACCATGAATGCCGTGATGCGTCTGAACCAGTACAGACCTGGTCTGGATTACAGACTTACATCTCAGACTGGCCCAGTTCACGAGCCGGTCTTTACAATGGCTGTCGATCTAAATGGAAAGACGTACGAGGCAACGGGGCCTTCCAAACGTGCCGCTAAGCTTAATGTAGCCACAAAG GTACTGCAAGATCTCGGTCTTCCCACAACTTCTGAATCTAAATCAGAGCCCAGTAGTGAAAATGAAGGAAGCCAGGACTCTGTTAAAGCTGTTGCACCGACTTCTTCTACATCTGAAGAT ACTGGTCAGGGTCCAATCttaacaaaaaatggcaagaaccCTGTGATGGAGCTGAACGAGAAGCGCCGCAGCCTGAAATACGAGCTGTCGGCAGAGACGGGTGGCTCCCATGAAAAGTGCTTTGTGATGGAG GTGGAAGTTGATGGGCAGAAGTTCAAAGGACGAGGCTCCAACAAGAAGGAAGCAAAGGCCTACGCTGCCCTCGCTGCTTTAGAGAAGCTGTTCCCAGATGACAGTGGACTTTTAAATAACAGAAATCCCTCAAAGAAGAAAGTCACCTACACTGACATG CACATCCCAGGATTCGGCACCATCCGCGGCATCCCTTCAGACTCAGGGTCCCGTGGCTGGGGTCCCCACAGAGGGGGTCGGGGCAGGGGTCGAGGCAAGCAGTTTCCAGCAGGACCCAGCTATAACAAGA CCAACTACAGTTATGAGAGCAGCACTGGCACAGGCTATC ATAAATTATATGGCAATAATGGAGCCACTGCCACAGCCAAAGGTACCGCCCCCACCACCTCAGCCTACGGCACCTTTTACCCCGAAAGCACCACCATCACGTACTCATCCCCACCCGTCTCCAGCTCCAACACCAGCACCACAAAAGAAGAAAGCTACCAGTCAATGCCGCCTCCTGCTGATCAGGAGAGTCCGTACAGCTACGGCTACGGAGATGAGAAGAGAAAGATGCTGACCCAAGGTGGAGACTACTCTATGTACAGCACTGCTTACCCCAGCTCTGTCACCGGGGGACAGAGTTATAATAATTATG GCTGGGAAAACCAGTCGTCCTGGGGGAATCAGGGGTACAGCATGTACCAGGGATTTGGAGGACACACCCAGGGCTCATACTCTGGATACGGCGACATGAATTACTGA